The following are encoded together in the Mesoterricola sediminis genome:
- a CDS encoding carboxylesterase family protein yields MRPLALLLLCGLAAFGQAPLVLPWSGTPAKPLVLKAEDGGPGKVELRVEAEPAGLRLRLRSDQRTFLTRDRGYQNGDGLIVVLALPERGAPARRFRVLGFSGAASWQGAFTWYRDVALDMSPLPGARMSWTVDRALSWEIRVPWADLAPYHPLLTPEIGLNACFMRAEGKGARAFSLLADPHLQWEQHPRAYVGARFAQPPAVPGAWSALPAQGRLEAGAPLVLQTGAALPVQARLRMPDLAVDLPLSIPAGRGPRKVALPQPLPEGTHRLEIQGPERTLAWSVTVLPAGGPGPLAQALEALGPRLDPGTRATLAFRLAEAQKTDERLAPWEPAPAVLTALATTREDLKALAAGRDPVASRPGLQRRAYRSALDGTLQPYSLRVPEHLQPGARYPLLVFLHGSGQDDQRVLERRRAPQGWFELAPAGRGTSNAFSADHAQDDLREALADVLARYPVDPARIVLAGFSMGGYGVYRTALARPGVFQGLAVFSGSPDLGPRWLGPGHPDFRDPALQARFRGMPIFIFHGTEDRNCPFEATRDLAKGLERAGALVTFVTEAGKGHENPAPDTLEGFFAWLHRLPHEPGAHPRRM; encoded by the coding sequence ATGCGCCCCCTCGCCCTGCTCCTCCTGTGCGGTCTGGCCGCCTTCGGCCAGGCCCCCCTGGTCCTGCCCTGGTCGGGCACGCCGGCCAAGCCCCTGGTGCTCAAGGCGGAGGACGGGGGACCCGGCAAGGTCGAGCTGCGGGTGGAGGCTGAACCCGCCGGCCTGCGCCTCCGCCTCCGCAGCGACCAGCGGACCTTCCTGACGCGGGACCGGGGCTACCAGAACGGGGACGGCCTCATCGTGGTCCTCGCCCTGCCCGAGCGCGGCGCCCCGGCGCGCCGGTTCCGGGTCCTGGGCTTCTCCGGCGCCGCCTCCTGGCAGGGGGCCTTCACCTGGTACCGGGATGTGGCCCTGGACATGAGCCCCCTCCCGGGGGCCCGCATGTCCTGGACCGTGGACCGCGCCCTGTCCTGGGAGATCCGCGTGCCCTGGGCCGACCTCGCGCCGTACCACCCCCTGCTCACCCCCGAGATCGGCCTCAACGCGTGCTTCATGCGGGCGGAGGGAAAGGGCGCCCGGGCCTTCAGCCTTCTGGCCGATCCCCACCTCCAATGGGAGCAGCACCCCCGGGCCTACGTGGGGGCCCGCTTCGCCCAACCCCCCGCCGTGCCGGGCGCCTGGTCCGCCCTGCCCGCCCAGGGGCGGCTGGAGGCCGGGGCGCCCCTGGTCCTCCAGACGGGCGCCGCCCTCCCGGTCCAGGCCCGCCTGCGGATGCCCGACCTCGCGGTGGACCTGCCCCTGTCCATCCCCGCCGGCCGGGGTCCCCGGAAGGTGGCCCTGCCCCAGCCTCTGCCCGAGGGCACGCACCGCCTGGAGATCCAGGGCCCGGAGCGGACCCTGGCCTGGTCCGTCACCGTGCTTCCGGCCGGAGGTCCCGGGCCCCTCGCCCAGGCTCTGGAGGCGCTCGGCCCCCGCCTCGATCCAGGCACCCGGGCCACCCTCGCCTTCCGCCTCGCGGAGGCCCAGAAGACCGATGAGCGCCTGGCGCCCTGGGAGCCGGCGCCCGCCGTCCTGACGGCCCTGGCCACCACCCGCGAGGACCTGAAGGCCCTGGCGGCGGGTCGGGATCCGGTGGCGTCCCGCCCCGGCCTCCAGCGGCGGGCCTACCGCAGCGCCCTGGACGGCACCCTCCAGCCCTATTCCCTGCGGGTGCCCGAGCATCTCCAGCCCGGGGCCCGCTATCCCCTCCTGGTCTTCCTGCACGGCAGCGGCCAGGATGACCAGCGCGTCCTGGAGCGGCGCCGGGCCCCCCAGGGCTGGTTCGAGCTCGCCCCGGCGGGCCGGGGCACCTCCAACGCCTTCAGCGCCGACCATGCCCAGGACGACCTGCGGGAGGCCCTGGCCGACGTGCTGGCCCGGTACCCGGTGGATCCCGCCCGCATCGTCCTGGCCGGCTTCAGCATGGGGGGCTACGGGGTCTACCGCACGGCCCTGGCGCGGCCCGGGGTCTTCCAGGGCCTCGCCGTGTTCAGCGGCTCGCCGGACCTGGGACCCCGCTGGCTGGGCCCGGGCCATCCGGATTTCCGGGATCCCGCCCTCCAGGCGCGTTTCCGGGGCATGCCCATCTTCATCTTCCACGGCACCGAGGACCGCAACTGCCCCTTCGAGGCCACCCGGGACCTGGCCAAGGGGCTGGAGCGGGCCGGGGCCCTCGTCACCTTCGTGACGGAGGCCGGCAAGGGTCACGAGAACCCGGCCCCGGACACCCTGGAGGGGTTCTTCGCGTGGCTCCATCGCCTGCCCCATGAGCCCGGCGCCCACCCGCGCAGGATGTAG
- the alr gene encoding alanine racemase, which translates to MSEAPQPAHPSWIEVDLGQFRRNVGLIRSFIGPTRFCLPVKANAYGHGLRAMGLAAEAAGLDYLGVAHLQEGVQLREAGVTLPILVLGAIHADQIPDFIRYDLEVSVSSRFKADLVASACERLGRVCRVHLEVDTGMQRTGVRPGTAVELFAHLRDLPCVEVVGIYSHLATADLPGDPFALAQIAAFEALLRDPVFAGVPLLRHLCNSGGTAHFPQAHYDMVRPSIMVFGYPPEQAPGALQGLAPCFSLKSKVSYFKVVEAGQGISYGHTYVTSRRTRIVTVPVGYGDGYRRALSNRAEVLIRGRRFPIVGTICMDQLMVDVGDAEVRVGDEVVLIGRQGAEEIPLVEIARLCGTIPYEILCQFNGRIPRVYVG; encoded by the coding sequence GTGTCCGAAGCGCCCCAACCCGCCCATCCCTCCTGGATCGAGGTCGACCTCGGCCAGTTCCGGCGCAATGTCGGGCTCATCCGTTCCTTCATCGGCCCGACGCGCTTCTGCCTTCCCGTGAAGGCCAACGCCTACGGCCACGGCCTCCGGGCCATGGGCCTCGCCGCGGAGGCGGCGGGCCTGGACTACCTGGGGGTGGCCCACCTGCAGGAGGGGGTGCAGCTCCGGGAGGCGGGGGTCACCCTGCCCATCCTGGTGCTCGGCGCCATCCACGCGGACCAGATCCCGGACTTCATCCGCTACGACCTGGAAGTCAGTGTGAGTTCCCGCTTCAAGGCCGACCTGGTGGCCAGCGCGTGCGAGCGCCTCGGGCGGGTGTGCCGGGTCCACCTGGAGGTGGATACGGGCATGCAGCGGACCGGTGTCCGCCCCGGGACGGCGGTGGAGCTGTTCGCCCACCTCCGGGACCTGCCCTGTGTGGAGGTGGTGGGCATCTACTCCCATCTGGCCACGGCCGACCTTCCCGGCGACCCCTTCGCCCTGGCCCAGATCGCGGCCTTCGAGGCCCTCCTCCGGGACCCGGTCTTCGCGGGGGTCCCCCTGCTCCGCCACCTGTGCAACTCCGGAGGCACGGCCCACTTCCCCCAGGCCCACTACGACATGGTCCGGCCCAGCATCATGGTGTTCGGCTACCCGCCCGAGCAGGCCCCCGGGGCCCTCCAGGGCCTGGCGCCCTGCTTCTCGCTGAAATCCAAGGTCTCGTACTTCAAGGTCGTGGAGGCCGGCCAGGGGATCAGCTACGGCCACACGTACGTCACGTCCCGGCGCACCCGCATCGTCACCGTGCCCGTGGGCTACGGGGACGGCTACCGCCGCGCCCTCTCCAACCGCGCGGAGGTCCTGATCCGGGGCCGGCGCTTCCCCATCGTGGGGACCATCTGCATGGACCAGCTCATGGTGGACGTGGGCGACGCCGAGGTGCGGGTGGGCGACGAGGTGGTCCTCATCGGCCGCCAGGGCGCGGAGGAGATCCCCCTGGTGGAGATCGCCCGCCTTTGCGGCACGATCCCCTACGAGATCCTCTGCCAGTTCAACGGCCGCATCCCCCGGGTCTACGTGGGGTGA
- a CDS encoding CHASE domain-containing protein: protein MTYLTWRIAAANEAEAVRAKFEGRVQDVQRRLEQRLEAHGQILRGLGGHVRASGTSREGFHRYVESLDLGGAFKGILAFGYQQRVSEAEVGALVATLRREGEADFAVRPPGPRPWLAPVIRIEPRTPRNQLVLGFDPLSDPARREALDLAAAHGDLALSPEVTLLQDAPEGGEPGVLMYLPVAREGRPASEPAGWVYAALRVRDLVAGIQGHWNADTTLELFDGTAAGGPRLYPPEPPPTPDPRALAAQARFAFGHRTWTLVVRARPGFGQAVGTRSSRALLWEGLVGTLLLTAVVLLQVTRRQRAETAAQEGDSYFRAALEALNEGFILFDREGRAVFANPQAGRILGLRPGLLGPWLQPPAGWEAFGEDGGPFPAEAHPVRAVIEGGEPLRRGTLGLRRPGGTTRWLQLNAVPVGNGGGSVAAAATLTDITEARETRQALEASQRHFARVFQLTPDAINITRLADGVYVDVNEGFTRTLGWTREEVLGRSSLDPERTIWAHAEDRARLVAALEATGVCLGLEADFLHKDGGVIQGQMSARVVELEGTPCVLSLTRDVTAEAEAGRERRRLEAEVNHLQRLEAIGRLVSGLSHDMNNVLGAILSLGSVLQEKYGGDADLRRMADLIVQASVRGRNLVRSLRDFSRRELVGEADVDLNDLVRAEAELLERTTLKQVEVRLDLQPGLPAIRGEASAISTALMNLCVNACDAMPGGGRITLSTRAAGGGRLLVVVEDTGEGMPDHVLARASEPFFTTKAPGLGTGLGLSQVFGTMKAHGGTFEIQSTPGQGTRVTLGFPVAAAAAPPAEAADPPPSPRRRILLVEDDPALRMATLAMLEPRGHQVFTAGSGEEGVRSAAGEGDLDVAVVDLSMPGLDGVQLLERLLRIRPGLRLVLFTGPGDDRVPRILARFPDVRVLAKPFSPADLDAALEEGNPPSA from the coding sequence TTGACCTACCTCACGTGGCGGATCGCCGCCGCCAATGAGGCCGAGGCGGTCCGCGCCAAGTTCGAAGGCCGGGTCCAGGACGTGCAGCGCCGCCTGGAACAGCGGCTGGAGGCCCATGGGCAGATCCTCCGCGGCCTGGGTGGCCACGTGCGCGCGTCCGGCACCTCGCGGGAGGGGTTCCACCGCTACGTGGAGAGCCTGGACCTCGGGGGCGCCTTCAAGGGCATCCTGGCCTTCGGCTACCAGCAGCGCGTCTCCGAGGCGGAGGTGGGCGCGCTGGTGGCCACCCTCCGGCGGGAGGGGGAAGCGGACTTCGCGGTGCGGCCCCCGGGGCCCCGGCCCTGGCTGGCGCCCGTGATCCGCATCGAGCCGAGGACGCCGCGCAACCAGCTGGTGCTGGGGTTCGACCCCCTCTCCGACCCCGCCCGGCGGGAGGCCCTGGACCTGGCCGCCGCCCACGGCGACCTCGCCCTCAGCCCCGAGGTGACCCTGCTCCAGGACGCCCCGGAGGGCGGGGAACCCGGGGTGCTCATGTACCTGCCGGTCGCCCGGGAGGGACGCCCCGCCTCGGAACCGGCCGGCTGGGTCTACGCCGCCCTGCGGGTGCGGGACCTGGTCGCGGGCATCCAGGGCCACTGGAACGCGGACACCACCCTCGAGCTCTTCGACGGGACGGCCGCCGGGGGCCCCCGCCTCTATCCCCCGGAGCCGCCGCCGACCCCGGATCCGCGGGCCCTGGCCGCCCAGGCGCGGTTCGCCTTCGGACACCGGACCTGGACCCTGGTCGTCCGGGCCCGGCCGGGGTTCGGCCAGGCGGTGGGTACCCGGTCCTCCCGGGCCCTCCTCTGGGAAGGGCTGGTGGGCACCCTGCTCCTGACGGCGGTGGTGCTCCTGCAGGTGACGCGGCGCCAGCGGGCGGAAACCGCCGCCCAGGAAGGGGATTCCTATTTCCGGGCCGCCCTGGAGGCGCTGAACGAAGGTTTCATCCTGTTCGACCGGGAGGGGCGGGCGGTGTTCGCCAATCCCCAGGCCGGACGCATCCTGGGCCTCCGGCCCGGCCTCCTGGGGCCCTGGCTCCAGCCCCCCGCGGGCTGGGAGGCCTTCGGGGAGGACGGGGGTCCGTTCCCCGCGGAGGCCCACCCCGTCCGCGCCGTGATCGAGGGCGGCGAACCCCTCCGGCGGGGGACCCTGGGCCTGCGCCGTCCCGGGGGGACGACCCGCTGGTTGCAGCTCAACGCCGTGCCCGTGGGGAACGGGGGCGGGAGCGTGGCCGCCGCGGCCACCCTCACCGACATCACCGAGGCGCGGGAGACGCGCCAGGCCCTGGAGGCGTCCCAGCGCCACTTCGCCCGGGTCTTCCAGTTGACGCCCGACGCCATCAACATCACCCGGCTGGCCGATGGCGTCTATGTGGACGTCAACGAGGGCTTCACCCGGACCCTCGGGTGGACCCGCGAGGAGGTGCTGGGCCGGTCCTCCCTCGACCCGGAGCGCACCATCTGGGCCCACGCCGAGGACCGCGCGCGGCTCGTGGCCGCCCTGGAGGCGACCGGCGTCTGCCTGGGCCTGGAAGCGGACTTCCTGCACAAGGACGGGGGCGTCATCCAGGGGCAGATGTCCGCCCGGGTCGTCGAACTGGAAGGGACGCCCTGTGTCCTCTCCCTCACCCGGGATGTCACCGCCGAGGCCGAGGCGGGCCGTGAGCGCCGCCGCCTGGAGGCGGAGGTCAACCACCTGCAGCGGCTGGAGGCCATCGGGCGGCTGGTGAGCGGGCTCTCCCACGACATGAACAACGTCCTGGGCGCCATCCTGAGCCTGGGATCCGTGCTGCAGGAGAAGTACGGCGGCGACGCCGACCTGCGGCGCATGGCGGACCTGATCGTCCAGGCCTCCGTCCGTGGCCGGAACCTGGTGCGGTCCCTGCGCGACTTCAGCCGCCGGGAACTGGTGGGCGAGGCCGACGTGGATCTCAACGACCTGGTCCGGGCGGAGGCGGAGCTCCTGGAGCGGACCACCCTCAAGCAGGTGGAGGTGCGCCTGGACCTGCAGCCCGGCCTGCCGGCCATTCGCGGCGAGGCCAGCGCCATTTCCACCGCCCTGATGAACCTCTGCGTGAACGCCTGCGACGCCATGCCCGGCGGGGGCCGCATCACCCTCTCCACCCGCGCGGCCGGCGGCGGCCGCCTCCTGGTGGTGGTGGAGGACACGGGGGAAGGCATGCCCGACCACGTCCTGGCCCGGGCCAGCGAGCCGTTCTTCACGACCAAGGCGCCGGGCCTGGGCACCGGCCTGGGCCTGTCTCAGGTCTTCGGGACAATGAAGGCCCATGGCGGCACCTTCGAGATCCAGAGCACCCCCGGCCAGGGCACCCGGGTTACCCTGGGCTTCCCCGTGGCGGCGGCCGCCGCCCCTCCCGCCGAGGCCGCCGACCCGCCCCCGTCGCCGCGCCGCCGCATCCTGCTCGTGGAGGATGATCCCGCCCTGCGCATGGCCACCCTCGCCATGCTGGAACCCCGCGGCCACCAGGTGTTCACGGCCGGGAGCGGCGAGGAGGGCGTGCGCTCCGCCGCGGGCGAGGGGGACCTGGACGTGGCGGTGGTGGACCTGAGCATGCCCGGCCTGGACGGGGTCCAGCTGCTCGAGCGGCTCCTGCGCATCCGGCCCGGGCTTCGGCTGGTCCTGTTCACCGGCCCTGGGGATGACCGGGTGCCTCGCATCCTCGCCCGCTTCCCGGATGTCCGGGTCCTCGCCAAGCCGTTCTCGCCCGCGGACCTGGACGCCGCCCTGGAGGAAGGAAATCCACCCTCCGCTTGA
- a CDS encoding methyl-accepting chemotaxis protein, whose amino-acid sequence MSLVTKLDDLRMRGKFSLLLVIQAIALVVIGVVGWTLVSGLEASGANADEQLLEVTALSRTLNDMNLVRTAHVSLIGCANEPDYVAARSAKLKDYEDAVQKDLKALAGLAWDPAERTLLEAAEKAYQKYVAGFPAILAESKADHAAKNVARLMEANIGIIREARETIQKIQKGSETDAVAALKEGARQSARGKIAILAVSVLALALSGLFSRVVGRRIASRAEEIEDVMKGVARGDLSRAPKATGLDELSQVSIHLAEVVESLRKDIQAISQAAEGTASSATQLSATSEQVNRTTEDLRHSTEQERVAMERSSAALEEMNANIQHVKTNAQRAQDLAIRSQDAGREGLAAVRATGTAMTAIEESSARVGRITTVITDIARQTNLLSLNAAIEAAKAGAQGKGFAVVAEEVRKLAERSGQAAKEITALIQESAERVALGTGSVKEATTSLDRIEAHVHDNASQLNEIAAAMEEQGRASEDVVQAMGSVAAMVERNASAATELSSTVQETVRTTEELAALAQRLQDLTRRFRLA is encoded by the coding sequence ATGAGCCTCGTGACCAAACTCGATGACCTGCGCATGCGCGGGAAGTTCTCACTTCTGCTCGTCATCCAGGCCATCGCCCTGGTGGTCATCGGCGTCGTCGGCTGGACCCTCGTGAGCGGCCTGGAGGCCTCCGGCGCCAACGCGGACGAGCAGCTCCTGGAGGTGACGGCCCTGTCCCGGACCCTCAACGACATGAACCTGGTCCGCACGGCCCACGTCAGCCTCATCGGCTGCGCCAACGAGCCCGACTACGTGGCCGCCCGCAGCGCCAAGCTCAAGGACTACGAGGACGCCGTGCAGAAGGACCTCAAGGCCCTCGCGGGCCTGGCCTGGGACCCGGCGGAGCGGACCCTCCTGGAGGCCGCCGAGAAGGCCTACCAGAAGTACGTCGCCGGCTTCCCCGCGATCCTGGCCGAGTCCAAGGCCGACCACGCCGCCAAGAACGTGGCCCGCCTCATGGAGGCCAACATCGGCATCATCCGGGAGGCCCGGGAGACCATCCAGAAGATCCAGAAGGGCTCGGAGACCGACGCCGTGGCCGCCCTCAAGGAGGGGGCGCGCCAGTCCGCCCGCGGCAAGATCGCCATCCTGGCCGTGTCCGTGCTCGCCCTGGCCCTGAGCGGCCTCTTCAGCCGCGTCGTGGGCCGGCGCATCGCCTCCCGGGCGGAGGAGATCGAGGACGTCATGAAGGGCGTGGCCCGGGGGGACCTTTCCCGGGCGCCGAAGGCCACCGGTCTGGACGAGCTGAGCCAGGTGTCGATCCACCTGGCCGAGGTGGTGGAGAGCCTCCGGAAGGATATCCAGGCCATCAGCCAGGCCGCTGAAGGCACCGCCTCCAGCGCCACCCAGCTCTCGGCCACCTCCGAGCAGGTGAACCGCACCACCGAGGACCTCCGCCATAGCACCGAGCAGGAGCGGGTGGCCATGGAGCGCTCCTCCGCGGCCCTGGAGGAGATGAACGCCAATATCCAGCACGTGAAGACCAACGCCCAGCGGGCCCAGGACCTGGCCATCCGGTCCCAGGACGCGGGCCGGGAGGGCCTGGCCGCGGTGCGCGCCACGGGGACCGCCATGACGGCCATCGAGGAGAGCTCGGCGCGCGTCGGCCGCATCACCACCGTCATCACCGACATCGCGCGCCAGACCAACCTCCTGAGCCTGAACGCGGCCATCGAGGCGGCCAAGGCCGGGGCCCAGGGCAAGGGCTTCGCCGTGGTGGCCGAGGAAGTGCGCAAGCTGGCCGAGCGCAGTGGCCAGGCCGCCAAGGAGATCACGGCCCTGATCCAGGAAAGCGCCGAACGGGTCGCCCTGGGCACGGGCTCCGTGAAGGAGGCCACCACGAGCCTCGATCGCATCGAGGCCCACGTCCACGACAACGCCAGCCAGCTCAACGAGATCGCCGCGGCCATGGAGGAACAGGGCCGCGCCAGCGAGGACGTGGTCCAGGCCATGGGCTCCGTGGCCGCCATGGTGGAGCGCAACGCCTCCGCGGCCACCGAACTCTCCTCCACGGTCCAGGAGACGGTCCGAACCACCGAGGAGCTGGCCGCCCTGGCCCAGCGCCTCCAGGACCTGACCCGGCGCTTCCGGCTGGCCTGA
- a CDS encoding sensor histidine kinase, giving the protein MPEPPSQFIRGLKVLYVEDDPAARAAFGAFLKRRFGKVILARDGAEGLEAFRSAPVDLVITDVQMPRMGGLALVEEIRALAPGVQVALTTAFEEVDVLVRAIELGVDHFLLKPLKQEAVEAVLLKAAKRIWADSLARQRAEAERDAAALRRTAVLGTLFQGVAHDFNNLLQAILSAVDLALLHLEPDSEVRAILERSLDHTEQARALGRRFVLLANPAGRRVPLPDLDAVIQEGVRKGLGARPVEAAWGLPARMPPVQADRAQLVRVFQNLAENAGEAMPGGGRLAVAADLWDPPASEAPAGQTGPFVRIRFRDSGPGVRPEHLPFLFTPYFTTKPRGKRRGTGLGLTVAESIVRSHGGQIRACPSDAGACFEVLLPAGPLPPAHA; this is encoded by the coding sequence ATGCCTGAACCCCCCAGCCAGTTCATCCGCGGTCTCAAGGTGCTCTACGTGGAGGACGACCCCGCCGCGCGGGCCGCCTTCGGCGCCTTCCTCAAGCGCCGCTTCGGGAAGGTCATCCTGGCCCGGGACGGGGCCGAGGGGCTGGAGGCCTTCCGGTCGGCCCCGGTGGACCTGGTGATCACCGACGTCCAGATGCCCCGCATGGGCGGCCTGGCCCTGGTGGAGGAGATCCGCGCCCTGGCCCCGGGGGTGCAGGTGGCCCTGACGACGGCCTTCGAGGAGGTGGACGTCCTGGTGCGGGCCATCGAGCTCGGGGTGGACCATTTCCTCCTCAAACCCTTGAAGCAGGAGGCCGTCGAGGCGGTGCTCCTCAAGGCCGCCAAGCGCATCTGGGCCGACAGCCTCGCCCGCCAGCGGGCCGAGGCGGAGCGGGACGCCGCCGCCCTGCGGCGCACCGCCGTCCTGGGCACCCTCTTCCAGGGGGTGGCCCACGACTTCAACAACCTGCTCCAGGCGATCCTCAGCGCCGTGGACCTGGCCCTGCTCCACCTGGAGCCGGACAGCGAGGTCCGGGCCATCCTCGAGCGCAGCCTCGACCACACGGAGCAGGCGCGGGCCCTGGGCCGCCGCTTCGTCCTCCTCGCCAACCCCGCCGGGCGCAGGGTTCCGCTCCCGGACCTGGACGCCGTGATCCAGGAGGGCGTCCGCAAGGGCCTGGGCGCGCGCCCGGTCGAAGCCGCCTGGGGCCTGCCGGCGCGCATGCCCCCCGTCCAGGCCGACCGGGCGCAGCTGGTGCGGGTCTTCCAGAACCTGGCGGAGAACGCCGGCGAGGCCATGCCCGGGGGCGGGCGCCTCGCGGTGGCCGCCGACCTGTGGGATCCCCCCGCCAGCGAGGCCCCCGCGGGCCAGACCGGCCCCTTCGTGCGGATCCGCTTCCGGGACAGCGGGCCGGGGGTCCGCCCCGAGCACCTCCCCTTCCTCTTCACCCCCTACTTCACCACCAAGCCCCGGGGGAAGCGCCGGGGCACGGGCCTGGGCCTGACCGTGGCGGAGTCCATCGTCCGCAGCCACGGCGGCCAGATCCGGGCCTGCCCCTCGGACGCCGGGGCCTGCTTCGAGGTGCTGCTGCCCGCCGGGCCCCTGCCCCCCGCCCACGCCTGA
- a CDS encoding Nramp family divalent metal transporter, translated as MLELPKTATAPFCPSEVRGSVAFTPGAGGWRKFLQFAGPGLLVSVGYMDPGNWATDIEAGSRFGYGLLSVVVLSSLAAMLLQTLALRLGLATGRDLAQLCGERYRPGAAKTLWILAELGIIATDLAEVLGSAVAFHLLLGVPLATGVALTALDTAIILALKGQKFRELEAIMLGLVATIGLCYLAQVVLVKPAWPEVARGLVPSLGTLAHREPLYLAVGILGATVMPHNLYLHSSIVLTRQVDPDPASRAEAIRWARLDNILSLSLAMVVNVLILVLASAVFHAHGRHEVASILDAHRLLAPILGTSAAGVLFAVSLLAAGQSSTFTGTVTGQVILEGFVNLKIPCWQRRLATRALALLPALAGIAWLGEGGAGKLLVLSQVALSLQLPFALWPLIRFTGDPGLMGPFVNRPWVSALAWTIFAVVTAANLWLVAMVLG; from the coding sequence ATGCTCGAGCTCCCGAAGACCGCCACGGCCCCCTTCTGCCCCTCGGAGGTGCGGGGGTCGGTGGCGTTCACGCCCGGGGCGGGCGGCTGGCGGAAGTTCCTCCAGTTCGCCGGGCCCGGCCTCCTGGTGTCCGTGGGCTACATGGATCCGGGCAACTGGGCCACGGACATCGAGGCCGGCTCGCGCTTCGGCTATGGGCTCCTGTCCGTGGTGGTGCTCTCGAGCCTCGCGGCGATGCTCCTGCAGACCCTCGCCCTCCGCCTCGGCCTGGCCACGGGCCGGGACCTGGCGCAGCTCTGCGGGGAGCGGTACCGCCCCGGCGCCGCGAAGACGCTGTGGATCCTGGCGGAGCTGGGCATCATCGCCACCGACCTGGCGGAAGTGCTGGGCTCGGCCGTGGCCTTCCACCTCCTCCTGGGCGTCCCGCTCGCGACGGGGGTCGCGCTGACCGCCCTGGACACGGCGATCATCCTCGCCCTCAAGGGGCAGAAATTCCGGGAGCTGGAAGCCATCATGCTCGGGCTGGTGGCCACCATCGGCCTCTGCTACCTGGCCCAGGTCGTCCTCGTGAAGCCGGCCTGGCCGGAGGTGGCCCGGGGCCTCGTGCCCTCCCTGGGCACCCTCGCCCACCGGGAGCCCCTCTACCTGGCGGTGGGCATTCTGGGCGCCACCGTCATGCCCCACAACCTCTACCTGCACTCCTCCATCGTCCTGACCCGGCAGGTCGACCCGGACCCGGCCTCCCGGGCCGAGGCCATCCGCTGGGCCCGGCTCGACAACATCCTCTCCCTCTCCCTGGCCATGGTGGTGAACGTCCTCATCCTCGTCCTGGCCTCGGCGGTCTTCCACGCCCACGGCCGCCACGAGGTGGCCAGCATCCTCGACGCCCACCGTCTCCTGGCGCCCATCCTGGGGACGTCCGCGGCGGGGGTGCTCTTCGCGGTGAGCCTCCTCGCGGCGGGCCAGAGTTCCACGTTCACGGGCACCGTCACCGGCCAGGTGATCCTGGAGGGCTTCGTGAACCTCAAGATCCCCTGCTGGCAGCGCCGCCTGGCCACGCGCGCCCTGGCCCTCCTGCCGGCCCTCGCGGGCATCGCCTGGCTCGGGGAGGGCGGGGCCGGCAAGCTCCTCGTCCTCAGCCAGGTGGCCCTGAGCCTCCAGCTGCCCTTCGCCCTGTGGCCCCTGATCCGGTTCACGGGCGATCCCGGCCTCATGGGCCCCTTCGTGAACAGGCCGTGGGTCTCGGCCCTGGCCTGGACCATCTTCGCCGTCGTCACGGCGGCCAACCTCTGGCTCGTGGCCATGGTGCTGGGATAG
- a CDS encoding PaaI family thioesterase, translated as MTFFPPRPEGHDDPPWVTGFMQASPYLRLSGMRADAVGRGTIRLVLPARPEWRGSVARNRVHTGSLCVLADTACGFSVATLQDSPSPVVTLDLRMDYLRSADADLDLVCEATCHRLSRSVAFVRAEVTQPGNPDLVAYASATFMRPAAGAKRTGERPGPSPALHPLPPEVLAAAARADQPALPRGRSPYVDFLGVVQHAVPGAAPIFRLPYREDLIGNPLLAAVHGGVLGGFAETAMILHMASSDRLPQGGVPKAVDFSMDYLRQARAQDTFAQAVAVRQGNRVSLVQAVLWQDDPQRPVAVARGHCLMPQPGTRPS; from the coding sequence GTGACATTCTTTCCGCCCCGCCCCGAGGGGCACGACGACCCCCCCTGGGTGACCGGGTTCATGCAGGCCAGCCCCTACCTGCGCCTTTCCGGGATGCGGGCCGACGCGGTGGGCCGGGGCACGATCCGCCTGGTCCTGCCGGCCCGACCCGAATGGCGGGGCAGCGTGGCCCGCAACCGTGTGCACACCGGCAGCCTGTGCGTGCTGGCCGACACCGCCTGCGGGTTCTCGGTGGCCACCCTCCAGGACAGCCCCAGCCCCGTGGTGACCCTGGACCTGCGCATGGACTACCTGCGCTCGGCGGACGCGGACCTGGACCTGGTCTGCGAAGCGACCTGCCACCGGCTCTCCCGGAGCGTCGCCTTCGTCCGGGCGGAGGTCACCCAGCCGGGAAACCCCGACCTGGTGGCCTACGCGAGCGCCACCTTCATGCGCCCCGCGGCCGGGGCCAAGCGTACTGGCGAGCGCCCAGGGCCCTCCCCCGCCCTGCATCCCCTCCCGCCCGAGGTCCTGGCCGCCGCGGCCCGGGCCGACCAGCCCGCCCTGCCCCGGGGCCGCTCCCCCTATGTGGACTTCCTGGGCGTGGTCCAGCACGCGGTGCCCGGCGCCGCCCCCATCTTCCGCCTGCCCTACCGGGAGGACCTCATCGGCAATCCCCTCCTGGCCGCCGTGCATGGCGGGGTCCTGGGGGGGTTCGCCGAGACGGCCATGATCCTCCATATGGCCTCCTCCGACCGCCTTCCCCAGGGCGGCGTGCCCAAGGCCGTGGATTTCTCCATGGACTACCTGCGCCAGGCCCGGGCCCAGGACACCTTCGCCCAGGCCGTGGCGGTGCGCCAGGGGAACCGGGTCTCCCTGGTGCAGGCCGTGCTGTGGCAGGACGATCCCCAGCGGCCCGTGGCCGTGGCCCGGGGCCACTGCCTCATGCCCCAGCCCGGGACCCGCCCGTCCTGA